In Thunnus maccoyii chromosome 3, fThuMac1.1, whole genome shotgun sequence, the following proteins share a genomic window:
- the LOC121894458 gene encoding rho-related GTP-binding protein RhoA-D-like, with the protein MAAIRKKLVIVGDGACGKTCLLIVFSKDQFPEVYVPTVFENYIADIEVDGKQVELALWDTAGQEDYDRLRPLSYPDTDVILMCFSIDSPDSLENIPEKWTPEVKHFCPNVPIILVGNKKDLRNDEHTRRELAKMKQEPVKTDEGREMANRISAFGYLECSAKTKDGVREVFEMATRAALQVRKRKKRSGCTLL; encoded by the exons ATGGCAGCCATTCGGAAGAAGCTGGTAATCGTCGGGGATGGAGCTTGCGGGAAAACATGTCTTCTCATCGTTTTCAGTAAAGACCAGTTTCCTGAAGTCTACGTGCCAACAGTGTTTGAGAACTACATAGCTGATATCGAGGTTGACGGGAAACAG GTGGAGTTGGCGCTGTGGGATACTGCAGGCCAAGAGGACTACGACAGGTTGAGGCCTCTCTCCTACCCTGACACAGATGTCATCCTTATGTGCTTCTCCATCGACAGCCCAGACAGTTTAG AAAATATCCCTGAGAAGTGGACGCCTGAGGTGAAACACTTCTGTCCCAATGTTCCCATCATCCTGGTGGGGAACAAGAAGGACCTGAGGAATGATGAGCACACACGGAGAGAGCTGGCCAAGATGAAGCAG GAGCCGGTGAAGACAGATGAAGGCAGAGAAATGGCCAACAGGATTAGTGCCTTTGGCTACTTGGAGTGCTCTGCCAAGACCAAGGATGGCGTGCGGGAAGTGTTCGAGATGGCCACTAGAGCAGCGCTTCAGGTCCGCAAGCGCAAGAAGAGAAGCGGCTGCACGCTGCTGTGA